The nucleotide sequence AATCGCGGCTAGGTGTGTTGGCTGAAGTAGCCGAACGCACGGGCGGAGTGGTGATTTCCCCTTGCGATCATCCCGACATTATTGCTGGCCAAGGGACCGCCGCGCTCGAACTGCTCGACGAAGTGCGCGACCTGGAGGCTGTGATCGCTCCCGTGGGCGGCGGCGGATTGATTTCTGGAGTTTCCGTCGCAACGCATGGATTGAACGCAGCCATTCGCGTAATCGGCGCTGAGCCTCAACAGGCCGACGACGCATTTCGATCCAAGCAATCCGGCAAGTGCGAGGCGGCCACCGACGGGCCGACCATGGCCGACGGGCTGCGCGCGGGACTGGGCGAGCTGACCTGGCCGATCGTGCGGGATCACGTCGAGCGTGTGATTTGCGTTGGCGAGGACGAGATTCTCGCCGCGATGCGTTTGCTCTTGGAGCGTGCCAAGTTGATGGTGGAGCCGAGTTCCGCGGTGGCCTTGGCGGCTGTATTGAGCGAAGAGTTTCGAGGAATGCCGAATCGCCCGCAACGCATCGGCGTGTTTCTGAGTGGCGGCAATGTGGATCTCGATCACTTGCCTTGGTGAGCGGCGATGTCCTTTCAGGTACTCACCACGGAGAGCACGGAGGACACGGAGGGGGGAGCCAATTTAACCGCAGAGGCGCTGAGTCGCGAAGTTGGAGAGAGTTGGGCGGAGGATTTAACCGCGAAAGACGCGAAATTACGCGAAATGAAATCGAGTGAAATTGGAATCCCAATTCTCCCTCTCCCCTTTCGTGTGTTTCGCG is from Planctomycetia bacterium and encodes:
- a CDS encoding pyridoxal-phosphate dependent enzyme; translated protein: MSDTVALDDVRAAAARIAPHIHRTPVQRCAHLDALAGCELFFKCEMFQKTGSFKFRGAANAALKVGAEAGRRGLVTHSSGNHGQALAAAGRLIGAPVYVVMPSTASAFKRRAIEGYGATVVPCEWTAQSRLGVLAEVAERTGGVVISPCDHPDIIAGQGTAALELLDEVRDLEAVIAPVGGGGLISGVSVATHGLNAAIRVIGAEPQQADDAFRSKQSGKCEAATDGPTMADGLRAGLGELTWPIVRDHVERVICVGEDEILAAMRLLLERAKLMVEPSSAVALAAVLSEEFRGMPNRPQRIGVFLSGGNVDLDHLPW